tttcatttgaatgaaaaacaaaaaataaagaatcaTATTACTGGAGAAAGTAGTgcctatatacatatatctaaaATTATCTTTATGATTAAATAGATGTACgcaatgttaaaaatatttttaatgtttttcttttcagaAATTCTGCACTTTTATGCGCAAGCATTTTGGGATTTGAATTCTGTGCTTTTAAGGTTTATCCTTTGTGTGTCATTATCCATGGTTGACTCTTTGTTGGGACCGATTGacgattaaaatatttgacaaaatatttaatcatctCATATTTGGGTGCATTCGAATAGACGATCCttttatattagtttttttcaCATATCACTCGTGAACGAGCAAAAAGTCAAATACAAAACGTAATCAATGAGTTAGAGAATACGTTATTTTTCATCCGCATATGCATGCTCCAGTGTCTAAAAACGTCGGCGTCCCCATGGGACATTATTTCCTCCGCCATTATTTCCGCGTTGATTTCCGCCTTGGTTCATATTGTTAACCCCAAATTCAAAAGCGAAGGATTCCTATTCAAGCAATGAAATACAATTGTTCAATTCAGTGTTACTTAGCCATGTGGAGCCCAATtcaaaaaggggaaaaagtgACTTATATATGAGCCCACATCTGGTTAAATATATGTGTGACTGTGGCCCACCACGCCCAAGGTAAAATGCATAGCCGCCGCATATCCCCGGGAATTTATTCTCACCTTTTGtttagtatataaaaaaaaattacacattttaCCTCGTTTGAAAAAAggataaaagaaataaaataataaatgagaAGTGGTTCAAATAGCAAAAACCAAATACCTACAAAAATAGAGCCGGGATCCCAAACCAAGTCCTAAATGCATTTCAGTTTATAAGCAATTGAGTGAATACAGGGTGGCTGATAAAAGCCGCTTTGGAAACAAGAACTAGTTAAGTAATCAGCGTATTATAGCCTTTACTCATAGAGTTGAAGGCTATATTTCATTCGTTAAAAGTTATGTTACAGGTAGAAGCAAGCGTAACCAACCGTATTAGAATATGTATTCTTTATCAGAGTCAATGGCCAGCTGTCTGTATGAACGTTCAGATCTCAGGAACTAAAAGCACTAGAGTGACCAAGCATTCTTGTGTTGCAAAAGCAGCGCAAGTTGGCCTCGCccacataaataaacaattattttagcaTGACAGATGGCGGCAcgttttaattgtttgctgCGTCAATGAATTGCTAGTGGCGCCATCTGTTAGGGTCGTCTTTCTTTTGAAATCCTAGAAATGTAATGTTTCTAATGTGACCGAATTTTTGATGAGAGTTCATCCAAGCTGGGGTTGCTACGGTCTTACTGTCAATCATCTGGGATTCTTGATTAACGTTAAACAAATCATGtttaaacatatattgcaTATgtgtacaaatatttaataatgtaatatacaaatttacaaTGATTATCAATGTCCATATCCTTCTATGCTCTTAAAAATATTGGCAGTCAGTAAAATTTACTCGCCTGTACTATATTCCGATTTTATGGGGTTTTCCGCccattttttgatttgaaaaacgCTCAGCGTTGACCACTCAAACTTTAAAAGAGAACTTTTTTTTCGAACGATAACCCAAAAGATCTCGTTCCAACGATTTGCAGTTTTCTGGTATTTGTTCGTTCATCTGAGTACCGAGGAGAGCAAAGACCCTGACGCAAAGTGTCCGCAAATAATTTGTCACTCACTCCTTCCCATAGCTGACGAAAGAATTTCATCGACCTGAGTACTAGTACAGCTCAGACAGACAGAACTATTActgctgccgctgttgttATACAAACAAATCCGAGAGTTTCGACAAAGATCTTCTCCTCACAAGACTAACAGCATATAGTTATAGTAGACAATTATGCTTAAAGATACGAATAacttggaaaataaaaataaattgcacaCCAAACAAAGCTGACTGCCGGATTGGCTTGGAATTTTGCCAAAGGTGCTAAACTGTATCCACTTTAGCAAGTCggcaaaaaactttaaatggttttcaacAAAAGGATGGGCAAGCCCTCAGAAAGCCAagcaatttataatttcaataaaatgttcCCAAAAagcttattttgaaaaactccACATTCCGTTAGTTTCTTTGGTCATGGGCGACCATACAGTTTTTCCTTGTGGGGTTATTGCGATTGCGCCTTCTTCTGTGCTACAAAGCCGGCGGttgcatttaaacaaaaattgtcttttttttttttcaaaaaatctttGGAAACAACAGAAATTCCTGTTAGTTCTTGCGTTTAATTCGAAAAAGAGAGGGCTAACCATGGATACCAGATCGGCAAAGATCCACACCCACGAAGTCACCTCTACcttgatatttaatttcagCACGCATATTTTTGCTTTATATTAATGTTAATATTATCAGCTGACGTCTGTGTTTGTTATGGCTTTTCTTTTGTATAGTTTTACAGAGTTGTTGGCTCTTCTTGTTTAGAGCTCTATAAGTGTAGAGGAGAAAACGAAACGAATTTATTGTAAGTTTATTGTGGTCCCctttttggtaaatttaacCTTAACGTGACGACGTGAGCACGTCTCTAAAATAAGTGGTTCGAGTTTCTTAATGTAGCAATATTAATCAGCCACCCTGTATATGGAAGTGAAGACGCCTGCCCCTTATtgtaataaatgttttgtacACTTCCAGAAAAAATGTGCAGGTATGCATTTCCGGTTTCATAATTTGTTCAACAGAAGtagatgaaaattaaattgttcataCTGGTAAAACTCAGTTATTTAGAAGTAAACTTCTGTAGACCGTGAATTTTCCACCCATATTAGATTATTTGGTTCTGGACTTCCCCGAAGATTTAATATAAGGAAAATGGTCTTAAAGGTTTAGGAGGAAACAGACCTGAAGAATGGTCAGTATAAACTCTAAACTTGTATGAGTTATGTATTGGGTTACACTTTTATGAAAGCGATAGACAGAAACTTTACCAGAGATCTGGTTATCAAACACTTCGTAAAAAAGTAGTTTGGACTTGAACATACCTGTGTATTGGTTCCTCCAGGACCAGGATTGTTTCCAACCATAGTGGagttgttttttgtattgccTATTGTAAAAATTGGAAATTGCAACGGGATTAAGGGAGCAACAGAATCTGGATCCTTACCTCTGAAAACTTCAAATGGTGAATTGCTGTTTCCTCCGAAGTTGTCAAAGCTGGAGTTATTGCCGCCTCCTCCGTTACCGAATCCTTCCTGCTGATCTAGCAAAGAATTAAGCTGCTGAGCCTGCATAAACAGGTTGTTTTCCTGCTGCCGACGGAGAATGTCCTCTTCCTGACGATTCATAACATTCTGCATCTCGCCCTGATGACGACGCATTGTTTCCTCTTCGCGCTTGCGCATCTCTTCGGCTTGCTTTTCGCGCATCTCCCATTCCAACTTCTTTCGCTCGTTGTCCACTTCGCGCTTTCTCAATTCTGGAAAAAAGTAGAAGATTCCTTAAATGTCCGTGCTAACCGCCATTTATTGGTTTGGCAGATTTAATGTGTATATACGTAATAGTTGATAGAGTTGCCTTTCAAAATCGATGTGTAATAGATTTACCattcaaataatatattcATGTAATTTGCTTTAGAAATTATTATATGTGAATACGTTCACGGCCACAATAAACGTAActtcaacataaaaatatgcaaagttaGATACAACTTTAAAGTTGCAGAagattcatttaattttaagattaaatgCATGCATTTCTTTGTTGGCTCTTTCAGTATAATATCTTATTCTTAGAAGACTGTGCGCCACATTGTACTGCATTTTTcggaatatataaataaatttctgtgtAAGCTGGCATAAATGCACAAATTTGTTTGTCTCATCAAAGAAACATATTTGTTCTCCCTTAACGACCAAGAGAATCCCTTCCCAGAGATTATATTGATAAGCCAATTCAGAGAATTAATTGTGTTCggtcaatgtttttttaagtgaTCTATGCCaagattttccaaaaaatatgttcttcGTGTATTGAAAAGATACATCTCTCATTATAAGCTGATATTATCGATCTTTTTCTGAAGATGGAGGGTTTTAAACTGTAAGACTCTGATTTGAAAAGTTGTAATTCATCTGCAGGAAAGCAACGTACTATTTTTGTACAAATAACAACTTCACTAACAAATTAACTTTTCTAAGGAGAGGTAGATTAAGTGTTGACAGCTTGTGTTGACCCCTTGACCCCTTGCTAATGTTTGgctttgttaaaattaatttgtatttggcATATTTTAAACGGTTAGCTTAAGCCATTTTAAGAATAATGAcgatcgattttttttaatgttgatGTGTTGATGGAGGGTTAATTAACCTCAAAAACGTAATGTGAAATCTTAAAATGGCTTTTGCTCACCGAAAATCCGATTTAAACGTGACATACTAACCTTGACGCAAAAGTTCAGTTTCTTGCTCATAGCGAGCGTATTCCATCTGAGCCTCCAATTTGTCTTCCTCCATTTTGAGCTCTCTTTTAAGAGCGTCCTGCTTGCTTTTGAACAAATTATGCAGTTGCTTCCAGCGTGATCCATACTCGTGTTCAAACGAGCTGAGATCGGCAAAACGCGGACCGATGCTCCGCTCCTGGTTGAAATCCGGCATCTTCTTATTAAACGCCTTTTCCGGCAGCCCGTCATTGTCGTCATTCACTTCCATCGGATCCACCAGGCACGGACGTAGAGAAGCCGTCAGGAAAAAGCATTTCTCATTGCACAGTCGCAGGCAGGCGCTAGCGGATGACTTCTTGGCGAATTCAACTATGCCTTCGCCAGTGTGCTTGCCACGATCGTCGACGGTGATGCTGGCCCTTTCGATAGGGCCGAAGATTTCGAAGGACTTATATAGCAGCTCGTTCGATACGAACGGTGTAAGATTGCTCACGCGCAAAATGGTGGCGTTGGGTGCAAAACGGACGCGCAACTGGCGGCCCTTTCGCATCGAGCCGTCTAGGGCGCGTTTGGCCTTCTCGGCGTTAATATGATAGTCGACCTTCAAAAATGTGAAGTTCTTTTCAAGGTTTGAGAATATCTCGCTGATCTCCCCGTACGGCTTAAACATTTCACGCAGTTCATCGTCGGTGATGTCCCCGGTAAGGTTGCCCACGTACAGGCGGTTTCGTCCGGAGAACTTCGTCTCGGTCGGCAGTTCAATCGGTTCCAGTTCAAAAGTGGGTCCAGCTATGCTGCGCAATCGCTGGGCAATGAAGAAGTCCTCACCGCCACGCGgcccaccgccaccgccgccacccaTGTTGGAGCTATTCATGCCTCCTGGACCTCCCGAGCGGGGACCGCGGTTTCTGTTGTCGcgctgctgatgttgttgttgctgttgatgctggGGTCCTCCAGCACTAGCGCCGACACCGCCACTTTGGTTGTGGCCAGCGCCACGACCTCGGAAGCCTTGGTTATTTCCTTGACCTCCTTGATTTCCATGACCCTGTCCCGAGCCTTGGTCCTGTTCTTGGCCTTGCACTTGTCGTTGATTTGGGCCCTTGTTAGCGTTCTGGCCCGGTTGGTTTTGGCTTGCAGTTGCAGATTCGTTGTTCTTTGCAGGTACATTGACAACGTCCGGCTTTGGTGTTTCGGTATTGGCCTTTTGCTATACGTGTATTATACATTTGTATCAGTACAAGAGATTGATATGTAAGACACATCTGCAGTACCGCCAATCCAGTTAAACCTAGCTGAACGCATTCAAGAAATAGGTATTGACGTTCAAATCTACAATTTGCTATGGGTACACATTTCTCCAATGACTGAATCGGTGCTACAGACGGACTTTATAGAGGTACATTTCCACATCTTAAATTAATGTAATGGGCTCTTAGCTCAGCTTGGGAATtcaataaaatctttttttaattatacacGTTTATTGTGTATGTGACAGAGAAAAAGGGAGAGTTTTCAAACCTACAAGTCATTTCATAGGCTGATCATTAACCAAATAAGGCGAAGTTCAGACTGATACATTTAATGTACTTCATACGTATTATTTTCTGATTTGAACGTACATAAGAATCAGCgcctttttaaaaaaggagACCGTCCATTCGGTGAAGTATCTatttatgtattaaaataacGATACCTGAAGACTATctattttccttttattttaatatttggatCAATAACactgtataaaaaataattttcaatgaaTCATTGCCAATATGTTCACTCATTTTTCAAATGGTggtaatttttaacattttgaaaagAACCCACCCAGATCAACAAGCCTAGATAAATTGCCTCTGCAGTTCATGCAGATAAACAATATGAAAACGTGAACGATTTTAGGCTTTGAAAAAAAgtacatatttaataatacaattaaataagtttttaggGGTGTTCACCAAATTTTAGTTTCTTTCACTCCTATCAAAAAATTGGGACAAACACGAGTATTTCCTACAGTAAACAGCTCATCGTTGTTTTACTTTGTATGTGAAAAATACTAAACGCAGGAAAAAGCTCAGTAAAGTATCCATTACCGACAATTTTCACTTCAATTATTCTATctttcctatggcagctatatgaaatcgttttccgatttcattTCCATTCCTTAGtctaaaacaattaaaatttttttatttttaatattccgattgtttccatgagacctatatgatatagtcgtccgatttagatcaaatttaaaccgtagttccaaaataaaaaaaaaaaacatcactTAATATCGaagatatatacaaaaaatagaaaaacaggaaagttctaatttaaaaaaaaaaattttccgGTTTGGTCCTATGGAAGCTACATGGTACAGTCGTTCGATCCGGcccgttccgacttatattcTACCTGCAATACaactttgggaaagtttcatgcagatagctttaaataacggacatggctagatagactctcctagtgatgctgatcaagaatatatagactttatagagtcggaaatgtctccttcacttcacttcaaacttatgactgaaattacaagaaagaaaaccaaaatccGTATACTACTGTCTTCCTTTGCCAACtggtattttttgttaataattgtGAAAAAATTGCCGACCGATAGGACGAGTAAAAATTGGTGTGCTTAAGTTTTATTGGTCAAACAAGAGGAGGTTCACAGCCGACACTATATTCCTAAATGATATTATGCGGATAAGGCTTTTCCTAGTttaacttctgactaaaaagcataattttctgcaatgataaaaatattatatttaaaaacatttttaaataaaccttttattttcttttgagaaagaagttacatttttttatttattttgtatctgAACGCttcaaaaattgatattttttgaaaaattaataaaaaaaactaaaaataaattaatacatttaattggcTATTCCAGCCTTGCGCAAAAGAAGCTTGCTTATAATCTAACGCCATACATTCTACATTCTAGGAAAATTATTAagacttttttatttacataggTTTGTTTAGCAAAGAGAACTAGTAATGGACAAACGTAGAGTACACTTGAGTTTTGGCCGACTTTGTTGGACTTTTAGCAAATAGagtatttacttttttttgcttattggTGTCAATGGGCAATTCAGGTTGGCGGGCAAATTATGtctggaaaacaaaaatagcataccttttgtttcaaaatcaaaacaaagacCATCTGTTCGAAACTCTAGCTATGAAATTATTCCAATGTGGTCAAATTAATAACGATAGGCAATCGATGTGTGAAGAAAAAACTAATTGCTTTTTTATTGcggtatttttaatttaataaaactaaattttttattattttgtttaat
The genomic region above belongs to Drosophila gunungcola strain Sukarami chromosome X unlocalized genomic scaffold, Dgunungcola_SK_2 000038F, whole genome shotgun sequence and contains:
- the LOC128260719 gene encoding protein no-on-transient A isoform X1 — encoded protein: MESAAKLDNSKNSSSLPQRQQRGNPPNKNIGKHNAQKQNDASDGSPAEKKARFGPNSQNGGATVGGGGPNQSQNKNFGNKGGFAGNRNRNRGGNQNRNFPSTTNINQKANTETPKPDVVNVPAKNNESATASQNQPGQNANKGPNQRQVQGQEQDQGSGQGHGNQGGQGNNQGFRGRGAGHNQSGGVGASAGGPQHQQQQQHQQRDNRNRGPRSGGPGGMNSSNMGGGGGGGPRGGEDFFIAQRLRSIAGPTFELEPIELPTETKFSGRNRLYVGNLTGDITDDELREMFKPYGEISEIFSNLEKNFTFLKVDYHINAEKAKRALDGSMRKGRQLRVRFAPNATILRVSNLTPFVSNELLYKSFEIFGPIERASITVDDRGKHTGEGIVEFAKKSSASACLRLCNEKCFFLTASLRPCLVDPMEVNDDNDGLPEKAFNKKMPDFNQERSIGPRFADLSSFEHEYGSRWKQLHNLFKSKQDALKRELKMEEDKLEAQMEYARYEQETELLRQELRKREVDNERKKLEWEMREKQAEEMRKREEETMRRHQGEMQNVMNRQEEDILRRQQENNLFMQAQQLNSLLDQQEGFGNGGGGNNSSFDNFGGNSNSPFEVFRGNTKNNSTMVGNNPGPGGTNTQEIKRLDEPLHDFGTDVTPPDTDLDKMVFALEHISTKLHSTNIVNIIGNFKKSTQLNGEQNLIKKLHTKLNWADCFYTFCGDSQSYF
- the LOC128260719 gene encoding protein no-on-transient A isoform X2: MESAAKLDNSKNSSSLPQRQQRGNPPNKNIGKHNAQKQNDASDGSPAEKKARFGPNSQNGGATVGGGGPNQSQNKNFGNKGGFAGNRNRNRGGNQNRNFPSTTNINQKANTETPKPDVVNVPAKNNESATASQNQPGQNANKGPNQRQVQGQEQDQGSGQGHGNQGGQGNNQGFRGRGAGHNQSGGVGASAGGPQHQQQQQHQQRDNRNRGPRSGGPGGMNSSNMGGGGGGGPRGGEDFFIAQRLRSIAGPTFELEPIELPTETKFSGRNRLYVGNLTGDITDDELREMFKPYGEISEIFSNLEKNFTFLKVDYHINAEKAKRALDGSMRKGRQLRVRFAPNATILRVSNLTPFVSNELLYKSFEIFGPIERASITVDDRGKHTGEGIVEFAKKSSASACLRLCNEKCFFLTASLRPCLVDPMEVNDDNDGLPEKAFNKKMPDFNQERSIGPRFADLSSFEHEYGSRWKQLHNLFKSKQDALKRELKMEEDKLEAQMEYARYEQETELLRQELRKREVDNERKKLEWEMREKQAEEMRKREEETMRRHQGEMQNVMNRQEEDILRRQQENNLFMQAQQLNSLLDQQEGFGNGGGGNNSSFDNFGGNSNSPFEVFRGNTKNNSTMVGNNPGPGGTNTQESFAFEFGVNNMNQGGNQRGNNGGGNNVPWGRRRF